One window from the genome of Paraneptunicella aestuarii encodes:
- a CDS encoding flagellar motor protein MotB, with amino-acid sequence MATFADLMSLLMCFFVLLLAFSEMDVLKFKQIAGSMKFAFGVQNKIEVKDIPKGTSVIAMEFRPGRPDPTPIENIQQQTIEMTQQMLEFQAGDEDSAGGRQKQRGQQRGGQTSQTATDSSSSQAQAANEEQVAEQMKKVAQQLEKQILDGSIEMESLGQQITIRIRENGAFSAGSAFLQPQFVPIIRKIGQLLIDMPGDIEISGHSDNQQISNELYTSNWDLSSQRAVAVAEVLRTVPQFNEQRMEVVGRADTMPLVPHEEPDAALRNRRVEIAINQGKPKFSDPISVIPDDK; translated from the coding sequence ATGGCGACTTTTGCGGATTTAATGTCGTTGCTAATGTGCTTCTTCGTGCTGTTGCTGGCTTTTTCTGAAATGGATGTATTGAAGTTTAAGCAGATTGCTGGCTCGATGAAGTTCGCCTTTGGTGTGCAAAATAAAATTGAAGTGAAAGACATTCCCAAAGGTACCAGTGTTATTGCCATGGAGTTCAGACCCGGGCGTCCAGATCCTACTCCTATCGAAAATATTCAACAGCAGACGATTGAGATGACTCAGCAGATGTTGGAGTTTCAGGCGGGGGATGAAGACAGTGCGGGTGGGCGTCAGAAGCAGCGAGGCCAACAACGTGGCGGGCAAACCAGCCAAACAGCAACGGATTCATCGTCTTCACAAGCTCAGGCTGCCAATGAAGAGCAGGTTGCCGAACAGATGAAGAAGGTTGCTCAGCAACTAGAAAAGCAAATTCTCGATGGCTCCATTGAAATGGAATCTTTGGGTCAGCAAATTACGATCCGAATTCGTGAGAATGGTGCGTTTTCCGCAGGTTCTGCTTTCTTGCAACCTCAGTTTGTTCCTATTATTCGTAAGATTGGTCAATTATTGATTGATATGCCGGGCGATATCGAAATTTCTGGTCATAGTGACAATCAGCAAATTTCCAACGAGTTGTACACCTCTAACTGGGACTTATCTTCTCAGCGAGCTGTTGCTGTAGCTGAGGTACTGCGTACAGTCCCACAGTTTAACGAGCAGCGTATGGAAGTGGTTGGTCGGGCTGATACCATGCCGCTTGTTCCTCATGAAGAACCCGATGCAGCCTTGCGTAATCGGCGCGTTGAGATTGCGATTAATCAGGGTAAACCCAAGTTTTCTGATCCAATATCAGTGATCCCGGATGATAAATAG
- the thiI gene encoding tRNA uracil 4-sulfurtransferase ThiI: MKFIVKLHPEITIKSASVRKRFTRLLESNIRVVFKHRDVDAAIKNSWDKLEVRPRNQEPDHIERVRSALAHIPGIEQVLEVKESQYTDFDDIYQQVSAVWGPRIADKRFVVRVKRRGKHDFTSVDVARYVGGGLNQNFPSGGVSLNNPDVEIQLEVDKDKLLLIEDRFKGLGGMPLPTQEDVLSLISGGFDSSVASFEFIRRGAKTHYCFFNLGGREHELGVRQICYYLWQKYGMSHRVKFISVDFAPVVNDIVENCESGYMGVVLKRMMLRAASIVADNLQIKALITGECVGQVASQTLTNLHVIDQVTDKLVLRPLICMDKSDIIKRAREIGTAELSETIPEYCGVISRSPNVKASLEKTIEEEQKLNLELIEQVVRASNVLDIRNINQVFGQEAKDIEAVSDLPQDAVVLDIRSPEEEDASPLELDTVEVKHVPFYKLERVFSELDQSKQYYLYCDRGVMSKYHTLLLRERGFQNTHLYQPAKPSVANEPSKEG; the protein is encoded by the coding sequence ATGAAATTTATCGTTAAACTACACCCTGAAATCACGATTAAAAGTGCTTCGGTAAGAAAGCGTTTTACTCGCCTGTTGGAATCTAATATTCGCGTCGTGTTTAAACATCGTGATGTGGATGCTGCTATTAAGAATAGCTGGGACAAGTTGGAAGTACGTCCTCGTAATCAAGAGCCCGATCATATTGAGCGTGTTCGTTCGGCGTTGGCGCATATTCCTGGTATTGAACAGGTGCTTGAAGTAAAAGAAAGCCAATACACGGATTTTGATGATATTTATCAGCAAGTGAGCGCCGTTTGGGGGCCTCGAATTGCAGACAAACGTTTTGTGGTTAGAGTTAAGCGCAGAGGTAAACATGATTTCACGTCGGTTGATGTGGCGCGTTATGTTGGTGGTGGTTTAAATCAGAACTTCCCCTCTGGCGGCGTATCTTTGAACAATCCAGATGTCGAAATTCAGTTGGAAGTGGATAAAGACAAGCTGTTGTTGATTGAAGACAGGTTCAAAGGGTTGGGAGGCATGCCCCTGCCTACTCAGGAAGATGTCTTGTCTTTGATTTCCGGTGGCTTTGACTCCAGTGTTGCCAGCTTTGAATTTATTCGTCGCGGTGCAAAAACTCACTACTGCTTTTTCAATCTGGGTGGTCGAGAGCACGAATTGGGCGTTCGACAGATTTGTTATTACCTGTGGCAAAAATACGGCATGTCGCACCGTGTGAAGTTCATTTCGGTGGATTTCGCTCCTGTGGTAAATGACATTGTAGAAAACTGTGAATCTGGCTATATGGGCGTTGTACTTAAACGTATGATGCTGCGAGCGGCTTCTATCGTCGCCGATAATCTGCAAATTAAAGCCCTGATAACCGGTGAATGTGTGGGGCAGGTCGCCAGCCAAACCCTAACCAATTTGCATGTTATCGATCAGGTCACAGACAAGTTGGTGTTGCGTCCACTTATCTGTATGGATAAGTCAGACATTATCAAACGTGCCAGAGAAATAGGTACGGCAGAATTGTCGGAAACCATTCCTGAATATTGTGGTGTTATTTCGCGCAGCCCTAATGTTAAAGCCAGCCTGGAAAAGACCATAGAAGAAGAGCAGAAGCTGAATCTGGAGCTGATCGAACAAGTGGTTCGTGCCAGCAATGTGTTGGATATTCGCAATATTAACCAGGTATTTGGTCAGGAAGCAAAAGACATTGAAGCGGTTTCTGATCTGCCACAAGATGCGGTGGTGTTAGATATTCGTTCTCCGGAAGAAGAGGACGCTAGCCCATTGGAATTGGATACTGTTGAAGTGAAACATGTACCTTTTTACAAGCTGGAGCGAGTCTTCTCTGAGCTGGATCAGAGCAAGCAGTATTATCTGTACTGTGATCGTGGCGTGATGAGCAAGTATCACACTTTGCTGTTACGTGAGCGCGGATTCCAAAACACTCATCTTTACCAGCCGGCTAAACCGAGCGTGGCAAATGAGCCATCTAAGGAAGGCTAA